In Zea mays cultivar B73 chromosome 7, Zm-B73-REFERENCE-NAM-5.0, whole genome shotgun sequence, the following proteins share a genomic window:
- the LOC541709 gene encoding DNA repair protein RAD51 homolog A — MSSAAQQQQKAAAAEQEEVEHGPFPIEQLQASGIAALDVKKLKDSGLHTVEAVAYTPRKDLLQIKGISEAKADKIIEAASKIVPLGFTSASQLHAQRLEIIQVTTGSRELDKILEGGIETGSITEIYGEFRSGKTQLCHTLCVTCQLPLDQGGGEGKALYIDAEGTFRPQRLLQIADRFGLNGADVLENVAYARAYNTDHQSRLLLEAASMMIETRFALMVVDSATALYRTDFSGRGELSARQMHMAKFLRSLQKLADEFGVAVVITNQVVAQVDGSAMFAGPQFKPIGGNIMAHASTTRLALRKGRGEERICKVISSPCLAEAEARFQLASEGIADVKD, encoded by the exons ATGTCGTCGGCGGCGCAGCAGCAGCAGAAGGCGGCGGCAGCGGAgcaggaggaggtggagcacgggCCATTCCCCATCGAGCAGCTCCAG gCTTCTGGAATAGCTGCATTGGATGTGAAGAAGCTGAAAGATTCTGGTCTCCACACTGTGGAGGCTGTGGCTTACACTCCAAGGAAAGATCTTCTGCAGATCAAAGGGATAAGTGAAGCTAAAGCTGACAAGATAATTGAAGCAG CATCCAAGATAGTTCCACTGGGATTTACAAGTGCCAGTCAACTTCATGCGCAGCGACTGGAGATAATTCAAGTTACAACTGGATCAAGAGAGCTTGATAAGATATTGGAGG GTGGGATAGAAACAGGATCTATCACTGAGATATATGGTGAGTTCCGCTCTGGAAAGACTCAGTTGTGTCACACCCTTTGTGTTACATGTCAG CTTCCACTGGACCAGGGTGGTGGTGAAGGAAAGGCTCTATATATTGACGCAGAGGGTACATTCAGACCACAAAGGCTCTTGCAGATTGCTGACAG GTTTGGACTGAATGGTGCTGATGTGTTAGAGAATGTGGCTTATGCCAGAGCTTATAATACGGATCATCAATCTAGACTTCTGCTGGAAGCAGCTTCCATGATGATAGAGACCAG GTTTGCTCTTATGGTTGTAGACAGTGCCACAGCTCTGTACAGAACTGATTTCTCAGGAAGAGGGGAACTATCAGCGAGGCAAATGCACATGGCTAAGTTCCTGAGGAGCCTTCAGAAGTTAGCTGATGAG TTTGGAGTAGCTGTGGTTATCACCAATCAAGTAGTGGCCCAAGTGGATGGATCTGCTATGTTTGCTGGACCGCAGTTCAAGCCCATTGGTGGAAACATCATGGCTCATGCTTCAACCACAAG GCTTGCTCTTCGCAAGGGGCGAGGGGAGGAACGGATCTGTAAAGTAATAAGCTCTCCCTGCCTTGCTGAAGCCGAAGCAAGGTTTCAGTTAGCTTCTGAAGGTATTGCAGATGTCAAGGATTGA
- the LOC103633336 gene encoding pheophytinase, chloroplastic — MACAAAPSPLPGVPARRSTTAPCVVFAVGPHPPRFYRPFKPSTGGAPRSSLRVVASSSKADPVEERLPVAPLADVLVSANASSPSPPVEPQPQVSTGTWKWRGYNIRYQHAGTAGPALVLVHGFGANSDHWRKNMSVLAMAHRVYAIDLIGYGYSDKPNPREIEENFYTFETWGEQLNSFCAEVVQSEVFFICNSIGGVVGLQAAVMEPKTCKGIVLLDISLRMLHIKKQPWFGKPFIKSFQSLLRNTIVGKLFFNAVATPESVKNILCQCYHDTSAVTDELVQIILQPGLDPGAVDVFLEFICYSGGPLPEELLPLVKCPVLVAWGEKDPWEPVELGRAYASFDTVEDFVVLPDVGHCPQDEAPELVNPLVESFVQRHT; from the exons ATGGCTTGCGCGGCCGCTCCCAGCCCCCTCCCCGGCGTCCCCGCTCGCCGCAGCACCACGGCGCCCTGCGTGGTCTTCGCCGTGGGCCCCCACCCGCCGCGATTCTACAGACCTTTTAAACCCTCCACGGGAGGCGCGCCACGCTCCAGCCTGCGCGTCGTGGCCTCTAGCTCCAAGGCGGACCCAGTAGAGGAGAGACTCCCAGTCGCGCCGCTCGCGGATGTTCTAGTTTCGGCCAACGCCTCCTCGCCCAGTCCGCCGGTGGAGCCTCAGCCCCAAGTAAGCACCGG CACATGGAAATGGAGGGGCTACAACATTCGCTACCAGCACGCTGGGACAGCAGGCCCTGCATTGGTTCTGGTTCATGGGTTTGGGGCAAACAG TGACCATTGGCGGAAAAATATGTCTGTTCTAGCCATGGCACACAGGGTATATGCTATAGATCTAATTGGTTATGGCTATTCTGATAAGCCTAACCCACGTGAGATCGAAGAGAACTTTTATACTTTTGAGACATGGGGAGAACAGCTGAATTCATTTTGTGCTGAAGTTGTCCAGAGTGAAGTTTTCTTCATATGCAATTCAATTGGAG GAGTTGTTGGTCTGCAGGCAGCTGTTATGGAACCTAAAACATGTAAGGGAATTGTTTTATTGGATATTTCACTAAGGATGCTTCATATCAAAAAGCAGCCATGGTTTGGAAAGCCTTTCatcaaatcttttcaaagtctcctAAG GAACACTATTGTTGGGAAGCTATTTTTTAATGCTGTTGCTACACCAGAATCTGTGAAAAATATTCTTTGCCAG TGCTATCATGACACATCTGCAGTGACAGATGAGCTAGTTCAGATTATTCTACAGCCTGGTCTTGATCCTGGAGCAGTGGATGTATTCCTTGAGTTCATCTGCTACTCTGGAGGACCTCTACCTGAAGAGTTGCTTCCATTGGTGAAG TGTCCAGTTTTGGTAGCATGGGGGGAGAAGGACCCATGGGAGCCTGTTGAGCTTGGAAGAGCCTATGCATCTTTTGATACAGTTGAAGATTTTGTTGTCTTGCCAGATGTTGGACACTGCCCTCAG GATGAAGCACCTGAGCTTGTTAATCCACTTGTCGAATCATTTGTCCAGCGCCATACTTAG
- the LOC100278316 gene encoding uncharacterized protein LOC100278316: protein MRRSRSCLSCVPMGTAALPIENHFVAPAALPSVPASDSEDGGFGKGSIDLGGLEVRQVTTFAKVWSTTQGGQDGLGATFFKPSPVPAGFSVLGHYAQPNNRPLFGHVLVGRDTSGAGGALLAAPVDYALVWSSPDGAGHFWLPTAPEGYKAVGVVVTAAADKPSPDEVRCVRADFTDACEAEDSVWSSDKDGFSASTLRPAVRGIEARGVHAGTFLAQSSATPAAAAGVSTTLACLKNNSASYTSSMPDLAQLNSLLAAYAPHVYLHPNEPYFPSSVAWFFENGALMYQKGSSQTPTPVAADGSNLPQGGGNDGGYWLDLPADGNQREKAKRGDLAGAKVYVQAKPMLGGTVADLAVWIFYPFNGPARAKVGLIPSIPLGEIGEHVGDWEHVTLRVSNFSGELLRMYFSQHSAGTWVDASRLEYLDGGDGGGSRPVAYASLHGHAFYPNAGTVLQGNSGLGIGIRNDCARGSRLDTGAGRCEVVSAEYLGVKEPAWLGFEREWGPRDEYDIGREINRAARLLPRSVRERLAKLVEKVLVGEGPTGPKMHGNWRNDEREA from the exons ATGCGGAGGAGCAGGTCGTGCTTGTCCTGCGTGCCCATGGGGACGGCGGCGCTGCCCATTGAGAACCACTTCGTCGCTCCGGCTGCGCTACCGTCGGTGCCCGCCTCAG ATTCAGAGGACGGAGGATTTGGCAAGGGCAGCATAGACCTTGGAGGCCTAGAGGTGCGCCAGGTCACCACGTTTGCCAAGGTCTGGTCCACCACACAGGGCGGCCAAGACGGCCTCGGCGCCACCTTCTTCAAGCCCTCGCCGGTGCCCGCCGGCTTCTCCGTGCTCGGCCACTACGCGCAGCCCAACAACCGGCCTCTCTTCGGCCACGTCCTCGTCGGCCGGGACACGTCTGGCGCCGGCGGTGCGCTCCTCGCCGCGCCAGTGGACTACGCCCTCGTCTGGTCCAGCCCGGACGGCGCCGGCCACTTCTGGCTCCCCACGGCTCCCGAGGGCTACAAGGCCGTCGGCGTGGTGGTCACGGCCGCGGCGGACAAGCCTTCACCCGACGAGGTCCGGTGCGTCCGCGCCGACTTCACCGACGCGTGCGAGGCCGAGGACTCGGTGTGGAGCAGCGACAAGGACGGCTTCAGCGCGTCCACCCTGAGGCCGGCGGTCCGCGGCATCGAAGCCCGCGGCGTGCACGCTGGCACGTTCCTCGCCCAGAGCAGCGcgacgccggcggcggcggcgggcgtgtCAACGACGCTGGCGTGTCTGAAGAACAACAGCGCGAGCTACACGTCCTCCATGCCCGACCTGGCCCAGCTGAACTCCCTCCTGGCGGCCTACGCGCCGCACGTGTACCTGCACCCGAACGAGCCCTACTTCCCGTCGTCGGTGGCGTGGTTCTTCGAGAACGGCGCGCTGATGTACCAGAAGGGCAGCAGCCAGACCCCGACGCCGGTGGCCGCCGACGGGTCGAACCTCCCGCAGGGCGGCGGCAACGACGGCGGGTACTGGCTCGACCTGCCGGCGGACGGGAACCAGCGGGAGAAGGCCAAGAGGGGAGACCTCGCCGGCGCGAAGGTGTACGTGCAGGCGAAGCCGATGCTCGGCGGGACGGTGGCCGACCTCGCGGTGTGGATCTTCTACCCGTTCAACGGGCCGGCGCGCGCCAAGGTCGGCCTCATCCCGTCGATCCCGCTCGGCGAGATCGGCGAGCACGTCGGCGACTGGGAGCACGTGACGCTGCGCGTCAGCAacttctccggcgagctcctccgGATGTACTTCTCGCAGCACAGCGCGGGCACCTGGGTGGACGCGTCGCGGCTGGAGTACCTCGACGGCGGGGACGGCGGCGGGAGCAGGCCGGTGGCATACGCGTCGCTGCACGGGCACGCGTTCTACCCGAACGCGGGGACGGTGCTGCAGGGGAACTCGGGCCTGGGCATCGGGATCCGGAACGACTGCGCCAGAGGGAGCAGGCTGGACACCGGCGCGGGGCGGTGCGAGGTGGTGTCGGCGGAGTACCTCGGCGTCAAGGAGCCGGCGTGGCTCGGGTTCGAGCGCGAGTGGGGCCCGCGGGATGAGTACGACATCGGGCGCGAGATCAACCGCGCCGCTAGGCTCTTGCCACGTTCGGTGAGGGAGCGGCTAGCCAAGCTGGTGGAGAAGGTGCTCGTCGGGGAGGGCCCGACGGGGCCCAAGATGCATGGTAACTGGAGAAACGACGAGAGGGAAGCCTGA